The following is a genomic window from Aeromonas sp. FDAARGOS 1405.
ACCGAATTTATCTACGCCACCTACATGCTGGAGCGGGCCGAGGATGAGGGTTGCCTTATCGTCAACAAGCCGCAGAGCCTGCGCGACGCCAACGAGAAGCTCTACACCGCCTGGTTTGCCGAGCACACCCCGACCACGCTGGTAACCCGCCGCGCCGACAAGCTGCGCGCCTTCCACGCGAAACACAAGGACGTCATCCTCAAGCCGCTGGACGGCATGGGCGGCGCCTCCATCTTCCGCATGAAGGAAGATGACGCCAACGTCGGCGTGATTATCGAAACCCTGACCGCCCACGGCAGCCAGTACTGCATGGCGCAGACCTATCTGCCCGCTATCAAGGATGGCGACAAGCGGGTGCTGGTGGTGGACGGTGAACCGGTTCCCTACTGTCTGGCCCGTATTCCGGCGCAAGGCGAAACCCGTGGCAATCTGGCGGCCGGTGGCCGTGGTGAAGCCCGTCCCCTGAGCGAAGCTGACTGGGCTATTGCCCGCGCGGTGGGCCCGACGTTGAAAGAGAAAGGGCTTATCTTCGTCGGCCTCGACATCATCGGCGATCGGCTGACCGAGATTAACGTCACCAGCCCGACCTGCATTCGCGAGATTGAAGCCGCCTTCGACGTGCACATTACCGGCATGCTGATGGATGCCATCGAGCGTCGGCTGGGCAAATAATCGCCAGGCAGGCTAAACCGGCCTGTTCAGGGGTAACCCGTCCCCGACAAGCCCGGAAACAGAGAGGGTGGCCCGGCGCCACCCTCTCTGTTTCAAGACAATCCGGAAAGGGGCGGGATCTCGCCCAGCCCAAAAAGCGGTTTTTCCCATGGGGATCAACTGCCATAATTGACCTCAAATACCTTTGCACTATTTGGCCTCTATGCAAACACTGCAAAATCACTTCCTGCTTGCCATGCCAAGCCTGACGGATCCCTACTTCGAGCGCTCGCTGGTCTATCTGTGCGAGCACAACGAAGAGGGCGCCATGGGACTGGTCGTCAACATTCCGGTCGAGATGTCGCTGGAAACCATGCTGACCCAGCTCCAGCTCAATCCGCCCAACAACCCGGAGCTCAAGCAGCCGGTGCTGCAAGGGGGACCGGTTCACGCCGATCGCGGCTTCGTGCTGCACAGCTTCCGCCCCGGTTTCAACTCCACCCTGCAGGTGGGGGATGAGATGATGGTGACCACCTCCAAGGATATTCTGGAAACCCTAGGTACGAGCGAGGCTC
Proteins encoded in this region:
- the gshB gene encoding glutathione synthase, with product MTIKLGIVMDPISAINIKKDSSFAMLEEAQKRGYELFYLEMKDLYMEAGRAFGTMRPLTVKYDYADWYTLGEVVDQPLSNLDVILMRKDPPFDTEFIYATYMLERAEDEGCLIVNKPQSLRDANEKLYTAWFAEHTPTTLVTRRADKLRAFHAKHKDVILKPLDGMGGASIFRMKEDDANVGVIIETLTAHGSQYCMAQTYLPAIKDGDKRVLVVDGEPVPYCLARIPAQGETRGNLAAGGRGEARPLSEADWAIARAVGPTLKEKGLIFVGLDIIGDRLTEINVTSPTCIREIEAAFDVHITGMLMDAIERRLGK
- a CDS encoding YqgE/AlgH family protein yields the protein MQTLQNHFLLAMPSLTDPYFERSLVYLCEHNEEGAMGLVVNIPVEMSLETMLTQLQLNPPNNPELKQPVLQGGPVHADRGFVLHSFRPGFNSTLQVGDEMMVTTSKDILETLGTSEAPAHWLVALGYAGWSAGQLEQELVDGAWLVIPPNPALVFKTPIHKRWQQAAASIGVNPVHLSSDIGHS